CACCCTCCTGAATATCTCCATGAGCTTTTCATCGCTCACCTTGAGGCCGAGCTCATGGAGGCGTTTCCTCAGGGCATGTTTGCCTATGTGTTTGCCCATGACGAACCTTCTCCTGTGCCCTACCAGTTCGGGTGTTATGGGCTCATAGGTTTCGGCCTTTTTAAGCACTCCATCGGCGTGTATCCCTGATTCATGTGCGAAGGCGTTCTCCCCGACTATTGCCTTGTTTGGCTGGAGGTAGACCCCTGTCATCCTTGCAACCATCCTTGATGTTTCATAGAGCATCTCTATGTTGATGTTTGTTTTCACATTATAGAGTGAGTAGAGGGCCACCACCACCTCCTCGAGGGCTGCGTTCCCTGCCCTTTCACCTATACCGTTTATGGTTACATGGACCTCTGAGGCGCCGGCCCTCAGCCCTGCAAGGGAGTTTGCAACCGCCAGTCCGAAGTCGTTGTGGCAGTGGATGCTGAGGGGTGCTCCGAGTCCTGAGAGTTCACCGTAGAATTCATAGGAGCGTTCGGGTGTCAGCATGCCGACGGTGTCGCAGGCACATATCCTATCTGCCCCTGCCTGGATCCCCTCGGTGAATATCCTCCTGAGGAATTCCATCCTGCTCCTTGTTGAGTCCTCTGCAGAGAGCTCCACAGTGAGGCCATGTTCTGCAGCGTACTCCGTGCACTGCACTGCCTGTTCAAGGACCTCCTCCTCGGTCTTCCTGAGCTTGTGCTGGAGGTGCAGGTCAGAGGTTGGTACCACCAGGTGCACGCTGTCAACGTCGCATGAGATGGCCGCGTCTATGTCATCCTGGACAGCCCTTGCGAAGCTGCATATCTCTGCATTAAGGCCCTCGGAGGTGATCATCCTGATGCCCTCCCTTTCACCCTCTGATGTGATGGCTGAGCCTGCCTCGATGATGTCCACGCCCAGTGAGTCGAGCTTAAGTGCTATTCTAAGTTTCTCCTCGGGGGTCAGGGATACCCCCGGTGTCTGCTCTCCATCCCTCAGTGTGGTGTCAAGTACTCTAACCTGCAATTGCATCCCCTTTCAAGTTTTCATAAATGTTTCCATGGGATCTCTTAGTTTCTAAGTCTATATAAATGTAGATATCATCCATTCACAGCTTCCCGGGCAGGGTAACTGTGTGTTCAGATCTTCTCAATAACCCTTATAACCCGTGTGAGGCTCCTGT
The sequence above is drawn from the Methanothermobacter wolfeii genome and encodes:
- a CDS encoding 2-isopropylmalate synthase translates to MQVRVLDTTLRDGEQTPGVSLTPEEKLRIALKLDSLGVDIIEAGSAITSEGEREGIRMITSEGLNAEICSFARAVQDDIDAAISCDVDSVHLVVPTSDLHLQHKLRKTEEEVLEQAVQCTEYAAEHGLTVELSAEDSTRSRMEFLRRIFTEGIQAGADRICACDTVGMLTPERSYEFYGELSGLGAPLSIHCHNDFGLAVANSLAGLRAGASEVHVTINGIGERAGNAALEEVVVALYSLYNVKTNINIEMLYETSRMVARMTGVYLQPNKAIVGENAFAHESGIHADGVLKKAETYEPITPELVGHRRRFVMGKHIGKHALRKRLHELGLKVSDEKLMEIFRRVKALGDMGKCVTDVDLQAITEDVLGLMEDKVVDLEEVTIVSGNRVTPTASVKLKVDGNEVLEAGTGVGPVDAAIVAIKKSLADFADITLEEYHVDAITGGTDALIDVIIKLRRGDRIISARSTQPDIIMASVEAFLSGVNRLLAYED